A genomic region of Natronoarchaeum mannanilyticum contains the following coding sequences:
- a CDS encoding SDR family oxidoreductase encodes MNVLLAGSHGQVGRHATRILAASDHDVRGMVRDESQTPEIEDLGAEPVVADLTEDVSHAVEGVDAVIFAAGSGGEDVWGVDRDGAIDLVDAAEAEDADRFVMLSSINADQPANSPEALREYLRAKAEADEYLRESDLTYTIVRPGPLTNEGGTGRIRTGAGLDRADVEIPREDVARTLVAALGTESTYGETFELAAGDQSIEAALGSPLSE; translated from the coding sequence ATGAACGTGCTACTCGCAGGCTCGCACGGCCAGGTCGGCCGACACGCGACCCGCATCCTCGCCGCGAGCGACCACGACGTCCGGGGGATGGTCCGGGACGAGTCGCAAACACCGGAGATCGAGGATCTGGGGGCCGAACCGGTCGTTGCGGATCTCACCGAGGACGTCTCGCACGCCGTCGAGGGCGTCGACGCGGTGATCTTCGCCGCGGGCTCCGGCGGCGAGGACGTTTGGGGCGTCGACCGCGACGGCGCGATCGACCTCGTCGACGCCGCGGAGGCCGAGGACGCCGACCGGTTCGTGATGCTCAGCTCGATCAACGCGGATCAGCCCGCGAACAGCCCCGAGGCGCTTCGGGAGTACCTCCGGGCGAAAGCGGAGGCCGACGAGTACCTGCGGGAAAGCGACCTGACGTACACGATCGTCCGTCCCGGGCCGCTGACGAACGAGGGCGGCACCGGACGGATCCGGACCGGCGCCGGTCTCGATCGGGCCGACGTCGAGATCCCGCGCGAGGACGTCGCCCGGACGCTGGTCGCGGCGCTCGGGACCGAGAGTACGTACGGCGAAACGTTCGAACTCGCGGCGGGCGACCAGTCGATCGAAGCGGCGTTGGGAAGCCCGCTGTCGGAGTGA
- a CDS encoding amidohydrolase family protein → MVADIAIHDAFVLTVDDRNRLYERGTVLVEDGRITEVRSSRDDDADIAAERVIDGEGKLVMPGLVNAHTHLELTPLLGAFSDLDLLEMMGSMTAIYGQIADGEFDYLTEAGYELAALNFLAGGVTTVNSQDVRPSAGAKTFGEAGLRGFFGPALSDLFWDVPVDEQFTRAREFIDEYHNAYDGRIRATINPHDDWSCTRELWERTADLAAEYPDLLVHTHLLELEESNTMARSNGANDSLDLLDDVGLLDDRLVAAHFRLADDEDIQRTAEADASVAHCPSIFSYWNTGSDVQWTPVPELRAAGVDVGLGIDDHYWHDSYNMFGEARQARLAANLERSAGQYHSMELVRMLTIEGAKALGVGDEIGSLEPGKRADIILLNVDKPKFTPLTNIPAQVANNATSADVEMVIVDGDVLMEGGEAKTMDGDTIRKRAESAVERFASETDWELGIGGSEPPNSVNIARDVPKRGPAQLLGRLAFQSARDRFPF, encoded by the coding sequence ATGGTTGCCGACATCGCGATCCACGATGCCTTCGTACTCACGGTCGACGACAGGAATCGGCTCTACGAACGGGGCACGGTGCTCGTCGAGGATGGCCGCATCACGGAGGTGCGGTCGTCTCGGGACGACGATGCGGACATCGCGGCTGAGCGCGTCATCGACGGCGAAGGGAAGCTCGTGATGCCGGGGCTGGTCAACGCGCACACTCACCTCGAACTGACGCCGTTGCTCGGCGCGTTCAGCGACCTCGACCTGCTGGAGATGATGGGGAGTATGACCGCTATCTACGGCCAGATCGCGGACGGGGAGTTCGACTACCTCACTGAGGCGGGATACGAACTCGCCGCACTCAACTTCCTCGCGGGCGGCGTCACCACCGTCAATTCGCAAGACGTCCGTCCGAGCGCGGGTGCGAAGACGTTCGGCGAGGCGGGCCTCCGCGGGTTCTTCGGCCCGGCACTCTCCGACCTCTTCTGGGACGTCCCCGTCGACGAGCAGTTCACCCGCGCCCGCGAGTTCATCGACGAGTACCACAACGCGTATGATGGCCGCATCCGCGCGACGATCAACCCCCACGACGACTGGTCGTGTACGCGCGAGCTGTGGGAGCGCACCGCTGACCTCGCCGCGGAGTATCCTGACTTGCTCGTTCACACGCATCTGCTCGAACTCGAGGAGAGCAACACGATGGCGCGCTCGAACGGTGCGAACGACTCACTCGACCTCCTCGACGATGTCGGCCTCCTCGACGATCGGCTGGTGGCCGCGCACTTCCGCCTCGCGGACGACGAGGACATCCAGCGAACGGCTGAGGCGGACGCGTCCGTCGCACACTGTCCATCGATCTTCTCGTACTGGAACACGGGCAGCGACGTACAGTGGACGCCGGTACCGGAACTCCGTGCAGCCGGTGTCGACGTCGGTCTCGGCATAGACGACCACTACTGGCACGACTCGTACAACATGTTCGGCGAGGCCCGACAGGCCAGACTCGCGGCCAACCTCGAGCGGTCGGCCGGGCAGTACCACTCGATGGAGTTGGTGCGGATGCTCACTATCGAGGGGGCGAAGGCACTCGGCGTCGGCGACGAGATCGGTAGTCTCGAACCCGGCAAGCGCGCCGACATCATCCTGCTCAACGTGGACAAGCCGAAGTTCACGCCCCTGACCAACATTCCGGCACAAGTCGCCAACAACGCGACGTCCGCCGATGTGGAGATGGTCATCGTCGACGGCGACGTGCTGATGGAAGGCGGTGAAGCGAAGACGATGGACGGTGACACGATCCGGAAACGCGCCGAGTCCGCTGTCGAGCGTTTTGCGTCGGAGACTGACTGGGAACTCGGTATCGGAGGAAGTGAACCGCCAAACTCGGTGAACATCGCGCGCGACGTACCGAAGCGCGGCCCTGCCCAGTTGCTCGGCCGGCTCGCGTTCCAGTCAGCCAGAGATCGGTTCCCCTTCTGA
- a CDS encoding tyrosine-type recombinase/integrase yields the protein MSLEPIDPETALELYLTDKEAELAESSIQSHRYRLKHFLRWCEIEDIDNLNDLTGRKLQQYRLWRRDDGDLSVASEKTQMDTLRVFIRWAESIDAVEQDLSTKVRSPSMTPEQNTRDEMLETEEAEAVLSYLAKYDYASREHVTVALMWHTMMRVSSVNALDVDDYNPGEQYIEVHHRPETDTPIKNKKDGERLVALSDDICMLLNDWIEEKRPNVTDDFGREPLVATREGRANKTTLRKYVYQATRPCFRGAECPEDRDPEECEAAVNDQEAFRCPANVNPHAIRRGSITHSLNSDLPDNVVSDRANVSPAVIEQHYDRRSEKEKMEQRRDYLDRL from the coding sequence ATGAGTCTCGAGCCAATCGATCCGGAGACAGCACTCGAGCTGTACCTCACGGACAAGGAAGCCGAACTCGCTGAGAGTTCGATTCAGTCGCACAGGTACCGCCTCAAGCACTTCCTGCGCTGGTGCGAGATAGAGGACATCGACAACCTCAACGACCTCACCGGTCGCAAACTCCAGCAGTATCGTCTCTGGCGTCGCGACGACGGTGACCTCTCCGTCGCCAGCGAGAAGACCCAGATGGACACGCTGCGCGTGTTCATCCGCTGGGCCGAGTCGATCGACGCTGTCGAGCAGGACCTCTCGACGAAGGTACGTTCGCCGTCGATGACGCCAGAGCAAAACACCCGCGACGAGATGCTTGAGACCGAAGAAGCCGAAGCGGTTCTCTCGTACCTTGCCAAGTACGACTACGCATCCCGTGAACATGTCACCGTCGCGCTGATGTGGCACACGATGATGCGTGTTAGCAGCGTCAACGCCCTCGACGTCGACGACTACAATCCCGGCGAGCAGTACATCGAGGTCCACCATCGCCCAGAGACTGACACGCCAATCAAGAACAAGAAAGATGGTGAGCGCCTGGTCGCGCTGTCGGATGATATCTGCATGCTGCTCAACGACTGGATCGAAGAGAAGCGGCCGAACGTGACCGACGACTTCGGGCGTGAACCGCTCGTCGCGACGAGGGAGGGCCGCGCGAACAAGACTACGCTCAGGAAGTACGTCTATCAAGCAACCCGGCCGTGCTTCCGTGGGGCAGAATGCCCCGAGGATCGGGACCCAGAAGAGTGTGAGGCTGCTGTCAACGACCAGGAGGCATTCAGGTGTCCGGCGAACGTCAACCCCCACGCCATCCGCAGGGGAAGCATCACGCACTCGCTGAACAGCGATCTCCCGGACAACGTCGTCAGCGACCGGGCGAACGTGAGCCCCGCGGTTATCGAACAGCACTACGACCGACGTTCTGAGAAGGAGAAGATGGAGCAGCGCCGCGACTACCTGGATCGTCTCTAG
- a CDS encoding DEAD/DEAH box helicase, which produces MGTFFADYIGDITFPDNQSGSSVKYRQCQKGAYWAIKAHKTTNSNSPATISLPTGGGKTAVMMLAAFEYGVNRALIIVPSDALRGQVVDRFDELKGLNEADAFSGDTDDLEVHSHEGRPTTEDDWESHTDADVVVSTPNSVSEVYANADEEPLVLPPDGFFDLLMVDEAHHTPAPGWREVLESFDNLPQLLFTATPFRREDQPLPGELIYHYPIEEARDDCIYHEVGLDTVIGSDQELIEEAAGTLRSLQESNNQATLLARTDEISKADELLNTYSNETALELRAVHSETENNRETLEQLRDGAIDGVVVVNKFTEGLDVANLQVAVFHEPPKSFPKMVQIIGRLARKPVDGAPATIIATEEAVQSESMSEAVRQLYRDDTGWADVADELISEYLSLQQTDSSGGAPPLDAVSPDNIRPYKTVTVYTLDDTVFEPFADDSDFDVGETDHSLGYVISTPDSVWGCITTTQESPTWGTDTILQSKTYNLHLYCSPDDSDLLFEYTSDSRRAKKIRGTLVRDQTAVSQIEGKRLSKAMQSLSAPKFRAAGMNNVLVPSGTQPEHKLLTGTDVQGAVYHSDARQYTHGHVFASFDSDTEAPDSDTDESESTSSTSNTRGISNTTGSIWSNSKGGLSTFQQWCVTLAEKLTADREPAIQHFGTLNQGDSVDILDSEPFSVVPFPALLTNKVEVQDPSTRDWNNVDLAIGLDGPVQTPTSSVEVCVSVEPVNSSIQCTYDIATNQWSGEITDYQFRLPDVRTHSSLPGDEFLRKYPPRFHVDANTAVMGGAKYAAETTLDEFDPSSLIMSFQPDWSDYIDEEAKEKPLWWEYGPNPDANLAAIWDITPTESVFSAMVEILTSEYGEEEYVLFCGDMGDEIADFIDFRKEEKQITFYHCKRSYSAGVRVNYFKDIYHQTLRSLRYTYKHELVDQISDEHNRSIGSHIIRGKDIFEDIRADFVPSEWDYTICGVHPGLKLNFDPEANNENVGRLLSECTEQVERYNVDFAMVGAGDSWK; this is translated from the coding sequence ATGGGCACTTTCTTCGCTGATTATATTGGTGACATTACTTTCCCAGACAATCAGTCGGGCAGCTCAGTGAAATATCGACAGTGTCAGAAAGGGGCCTACTGGGCGATTAAAGCTCACAAAACAACGAATAGTAACAGCCCTGCGACCATCTCTCTCCCGACTGGAGGTGGCAAGACGGCGGTCATGATGCTTGCTGCGTTCGAATATGGGGTAAACCGAGCTCTCATCATCGTCCCGTCAGACGCACTTCGAGGTCAGGTTGTTGATCGATTCGATGAACTCAAGGGGCTCAACGAGGCAGATGCGTTTTCTGGCGACACCGACGATCTGGAGGTCCATAGCCATGAAGGACGACCTACTACCGAAGATGACTGGGAATCACACACGGACGCGGACGTTGTTGTCTCAACACCGAACAGCGTGAGTGAAGTCTATGCGAACGCTGACGAGGAGCCGCTCGTATTGCCTCCCGACGGCTTCTTTGATCTCCTTATGGTTGACGAGGCTCATCATACACCAGCTCCTGGCTGGCGAGAGGTGCTTGAGAGCTTTGACAATCTTCCGCAACTTCTGTTTACTGCCACGCCGTTCCGCCGTGAAGATCAACCACTCCCGGGTGAATTGATTTACCACTATCCGATTGAAGAAGCTCGTGATGATTGTATCTATCACGAAGTTGGCCTTGACACAGTCATTGGGTCTGATCAGGAACTCATAGAGGAGGCAGCCGGTACACTCCGATCGTTGCAGGAGTCTAATAATCAGGCAACACTCTTAGCCCGGACAGACGAGATAAGCAAAGCTGACGAACTTTTGAACACCTACAGTAACGAGACAGCGCTTGAGCTTCGAGCTGTCCATTCAGAGACGGAAAATAATCGTGAGACCCTTGAACAGCTTCGAGACGGGGCAATCGATGGTGTGGTTGTAGTGAACAAATTCACTGAGGGCCTTGATGTGGCAAATCTTCAAGTAGCTGTTTTTCACGAGCCGCCAAAATCATTCCCGAAGATGGTCCAAATCATCGGTCGGTTGGCCCGTAAACCAGTCGATGGTGCTCCGGCAACAATCATCGCTACCGAAGAGGCGGTCCAAAGTGAGAGTATGTCCGAAGCCGTTCGTCAGCTGTATCGCGATGACACAGGGTGGGCAGACGTCGCCGACGAGTTGATTTCAGAATATCTCTCGTTACAACAGACTGACTCCTCTGGCGGTGCGCCACCGCTGGATGCCGTGAGCCCAGACAATATTCGTCCGTACAAAACCGTCACTGTATATACACTAGACGATACCGTCTTTGAGCCATTCGCTGACGACTCAGATTTCGACGTTGGAGAGACAGATCATAGCCTCGGATATGTCATTTCGACCCCTGACTCAGTGTGGGGGTGTATCACGACGACGCAGGAATCACCGACTTGGGGCACTGATACGATTCTGCAGAGCAAGACGTACAATTTGCACCTCTACTGTTCACCTGATGACAGCGATCTCCTGTTTGAGTATACCTCTGATTCACGCCGGGCGAAAAAGATCCGGGGCACCCTGGTTCGTGACCAGACGGCAGTATCACAGATCGAGGGAAAACGACTCTCCAAGGCGATGCAGTCGCTCTCAGCACCGAAATTTCGAGCCGCGGGCATGAACAATGTACTGGTTCCATCGGGGACGCAACCAGAACATAAGCTTCTGACGGGCACTGATGTGCAGGGAGCCGTGTACCACTCTGACGCCCGCCAGTATACACATGGACATGTATTCGCGTCATTTGATTCTGACACCGAGGCCCCTGATAGCGATACCGACGAAAGTGAGTCCACGTCGTCGACCAGCAATACACGGGGAATCAGTAACACCACAGGCTCAATCTGGTCAAATTCCAAAGGTGGGCTTTCCACGTTCCAACAGTGGTGTGTGACCCTTGCAGAGAAACTGACTGCAGACCGTGAACCTGCAATCCAGCACTTCGGAACACTCAATCAGGGTGATTCAGTAGATATACTCGATTCAGAACCGTTCTCTGTGGTACCATTCCCGGCACTGCTTACGAACAAAGTAGAGGTCCAGGATCCAAGCACACGAGATTGGAATAACGTTGATTTAGCTATTGGATTGGATGGCCCGGTACAAACTCCGACATCGTCGGTTGAGGTGTGCGTTTCCGTCGAGCCGGTGAATTCCTCAATACAGTGTACATATGACATCGCCACAAACCAGTGGTCTGGAGAGATTACTGACTACCAGTTCCGTCTCCCCGATGTGCGAACCCACTCTTCGCTGCCAGGGGATGAATTCTTGCGTAAATATCCTCCCCGATTCCACGTCGATGCCAATACGGCCGTGATGGGGGGTGCCAAATACGCTGCGGAGACCACTCTCGATGAGTTTGATCCATCGTCGCTCATCATGTCGTTCCAGCCAGATTGGTCAGACTATATCGACGAGGAAGCCAAAGAAAAACCACTTTGGTGGGAGTACGGCCCCAATCCGGACGCTAACCTTGCGGCGATTTGGGATATTACACCGACAGAATCGGTATTCTCCGCGATGGTGGAAATACTCACATCGGAATACGGAGAGGAAGAGTATGTATTGTTTTGTGGCGATATGGGTGATGAGATTGCGGATTTCATTGATTTCCGAAAAGAGGAAAAACAAATAACCTTCTATCATTGCAAGCGATCGTATTCAGCCGGTGTTCGGGTGAATTACTTCAAGGATATTTATCACCAGACGCTCCGTTCGCTCCGCTACACGTACAAGCACGAACTCGTCGATCAGATCAGTGACGAGCACAACCGAAGCATTGGTTCACACATCATTCGCGGAAAAGACATCTTTGAGGATATTAGAGCCGATTTTGTTCCATCCGAGTGGGACTACACTATTTGCGGCGTCCATCCTGGTCTCAAACTCAATTTCGACCCGGAAGCTAACAATGAAAATGTTGGACGTTTACTCAGCGAGTGTACCGAACAAGTTGAGCGGTACAATGTTGACTTCGCGATGGTTGGAGCCGGCGATAGTTGGAAGTAA
- a CDS encoding tyrosine-type recombinase/integrase encodes MSEEPTPLSPSQYNKLLKAAEERSNRHGFTVYALGYTGLRSSEFSRLSCEWLNSGEQMLQVPEDAVKGIRSRVRSIPLSEDGVERFENFFRTQSEVAIAPSTVTKRVKSVSEDSLSENVTPQTLRSTFTTRLLQTGVPQSEIRQLLGNTPSKWDMMPVGEYGVAEKKIRSGLY; translated from the coding sequence ATGAGTGAGGAACCCACACCGCTGTCGCCATCGCAGTACAACAAGCTGCTCAAGGCCGCAGAAGAGAGGTCAAACCGACACGGATTCACCGTGTACGCTCTCGGCTATACTGGACTGCGCAGTAGTGAGTTCAGTCGCTTGAGCTGTGAATGGCTCAATAGCGGAGAGCAAATGCTCCAAGTCCCGGAGGATGCAGTTAAGGGCATAAGGTCTCGAGTGAGGTCGATTCCGCTGTCCGAAGACGGGGTCGAACGGTTCGAGAACTTCTTCAGAACGCAAAGTGAGGTTGCGATCGCCCCCTCAACGGTGACGAAACGAGTCAAATCAGTCAGTGAAGACAGTCTCTCCGAGAACGTCACCCCTCAAACGCTTCGGTCGACGTTCACAACGCGCCTGCTTCAGACCGGGGTTCCACAATCTGAGATTCGCCAGCTCCTTGGAAATACCCCATCAAAGTGGGATATGATGCCCGTGGGCGAGTACGGAGTCGCTGAAAAGAAGATTCGCAGCGGGCTATATTAG
- a CDS encoding PD-(D/E)XK nuclease family protein — translation MTEDVPDLDPGALESFIEAYLQLDCQVQSPEGLYSVLSDPREKQYQDSLRYFLDPQKPHGFDETLLETFLECIGIHHHNLQGQHIELETEVQIADAGSDGRIDLVICGGSALSDHPQWAVFLELKVGAIEGKKQTPAYAEADRWNFSWFDSNEIVVDRLTDTAYAYLKRDSADNATANCFQSVAWKDIVAAFNRQLQGSLFDYPHRSVVQLTDFIQSLKETEHMDSPFDEAQLSKRLNLYFEYSDLIKQVEEANSQFESDFEDLSEYLRSNWVARLQETYDFEGSGWLASPSSNAKWQGLLPVYWDQDPLNSDSTIRLYFRHSPTTDSLRNRTLSFRLRLPPQRHVHTTPQGGGQSFNDVFTSLATTEYASRLDEALAAVGVDKTRLGSASALFSKEYPLDAQNLAGSYLEQLDSAVEEFCVDSPDLLILLNEVFEETYRMVFESEPAGEFSGPLQPEG, via the coding sequence ATGACCGAGGACGTCCCGGATCTTGACCCCGGGGCTCTGGAATCATTCATCGAAGCGTACCTGCAACTTGATTGCCAGGTCCAGAGCCCCGAAGGCCTGTATTCCGTCCTTTCAGACCCCCGCGAAAAGCAGTATCAGGACAGCCTTCGGTACTTTCTGGACCCGCAGAAACCCCATGGATTCGACGAGACACTGCTGGAGACCTTTCTGGAGTGTATCGGCATTCACCACCACAATCTCCAGGGCCAGCATATCGAACTCGAAACCGAGGTGCAAATCGCCGACGCCGGCTCGGATGGCCGTATCGACCTCGTCATCTGTGGGGGCAGCGCGCTCAGCGATCATCCACAATGGGCAGTCTTCCTCGAACTGAAAGTCGGCGCCATAGAAGGGAAGAAGCAGACACCTGCCTACGCTGAGGCCGACCGGTGGAACTTCAGTTGGTTCGACTCCAATGAGATAGTTGTAGACCGGTTGACAGACACCGCCTACGCCTACCTCAAGCGCGACAGCGCCGACAATGCGACCGCCAATTGCTTCCAATCGGTAGCTTGGAAAGACATCGTCGCGGCGTTCAACCGCCAGCTTCAGGGCTCGTTATTCGACTATCCCCACCGGAGCGTCGTGCAACTCACCGATTTCATACAGTCACTCAAGGAAACCGAACATATGGACTCACCATTCGACGAAGCCCAGCTCAGCAAGCGTCTCAACCTCTACTTCGAGTACAGCGACCTCATCAAGCAAGTAGAGGAGGCAAACAGCCAGTTCGAGAGCGATTTCGAGGATCTTAGCGAATATCTCCGGTCCAACTGGGTGGCCAGACTTCAGGAAACATATGACTTCGAGGGATCTGGATGGCTTGCTTCGCCGTCCAGCAACGCGAAGTGGCAGGGTCTGCTTCCGGTCTATTGGGACCAGGACCCACTCAACAGTGATAGTACGATTCGACTCTACTTCCGTCACTCGCCGACGACTGACAGTCTCCGGAATCGAACCCTCAGCTTCAGACTGCGTCTCCCACCACAACGACACGTCCACACCACCCCCCAAGGTGGTGGTCAGTCATTCAACGACGTGTTCACCTCCTTGGCGACTACAGAATACGCAAGCCGACTCGACGAGGCGCTCGCGGCGGTAGGCGTCGATAAGACGCGCCTGGGCAGTGCGTCCGCACTCTTTTCAAAGGAGTACCCACTCGATGCCCAGAACCTGGCTGGGTCGTACCTTGAGCAATTAGACTCCGCCGTCGAAGAGTTCTGCGTCGACAGCCCTGATCTTCTGATCCTCCTGAATGAGGTGTTCGAAGAAACCTATCGGATGGTCTTCGAAAGCGAGCCAGCAGGCGAATTTTCCGGCCCACTCCAGCCCGAGGGATAG
- a CDS encoding PD-(D/E)XK nuclease family protein has protein sequence MPIPRATPLDDLYERVADHDLVLVPDAPLASALNRRLDRPHLGTFATTPRRLAAGRREEAEDRTAFLELIERTDLDWKRCAYAIGNILQCWEHQGQIDSILEYNAYADDATEAAVKYIDELETTSSQLTEYSVSNDSNVAVVGEDQLTTLERSILPDDYDTFSPFSDESFELPPFHIFDSTTAIVDTLTDSISAENAEDVAIILDSASEYSTLVESAFESAGIPFYGGPGFIDDPDHRAFCQLLRIAHRGTDTRVRDVKSILSRLGVTVDVEHLEKRLHDFDTPDVEWLRKFCDSIEERTFEQSLSAFERRTECSMDGFHDELDALGINNIPVTEAAVNQLEFYLQSYEVPVDRENEGVLLADAKSAAYVDRPVVFCLGLDEGWTHSAPRRPWVDQEDQYVRNIQQFQLLLQSGVEQYYLVQDTNGGAPVTPCLYFEELLDEEFERFSDLESVTHAKATRPQGTGFEKEPVDAPPTEVETVSQSSLSTYVNCPRDHFFSRLVDSPDKDYFKEGNLFHDFAEFYVAHPDAVDGDVIEEAVEIILDKTRPFVRSVDQKTRRTKYRVGLQTITSFLSENVPQDGTFLTPDGGRGENVFADHFNRPIESSITERWFENEKLGLKGKIDLVHEPTRLVDHKSGSRKRVSQVVKNSAIDPPNDSPNFQALLYLTHWRTQQPGDQLEFTFFHFLETLDDVVTGDADLDDTLTTITYYPTSFERHARSREMFEELREDGSGKCRKTLGKIEYDDYRAVFEEASIPDTRDSEELIESTFGDALTSRMKECVGDYKYVSTGCKQLMRQLMRVRSRNYFREDLDAFEQFVDDRLEELNRRRRGEERFPVEGLAGEPNYRYVDNRDLILETDD, from the coding sequence GTGCCAATACCTCGGGCAACGCCTCTCGATGACTTATACGAGCGAGTCGCTGACCACGACCTTGTGCTCGTACCCGATGCACCGCTTGCCAGTGCCCTAAATCGACGCCTCGACAGACCGCATCTCGGGACGTTCGCGACTACTCCACGACGTCTCGCCGCCGGGAGACGTGAGGAAGCCGAGGACCGGACCGCGTTCTTAGAACTCATCGAGCGTACTGATCTCGACTGGAAGCGATGTGCCTACGCAATCGGTAACATCCTCCAGTGTTGGGAACACCAAGGTCAAATCGACTCTATCCTCGAATACAATGCGTACGCTGACGACGCGACCGAAGCGGCGGTAAAATACATAGACGAGCTCGAAACGACGTCCAGTCAATTAACTGAATACAGCGTCTCAAACGACAGTAATGTAGCTGTCGTTGGAGAAGATCAGCTGACGACGCTAGAGCGATCGATACTTCCGGATGACTATGATACGTTCAGCCCGTTCAGCGACGAGAGTTTCGAACTTCCACCGTTCCACATCTTCGACTCAACCACCGCCATTGTCGATACACTGACAGACAGCATCTCGGCTGAGAACGCAGAGGACGTCGCTATCATCCTCGACAGCGCGAGCGAGTATTCTACACTAGTGGAATCAGCCTTCGAATCGGCCGGTATTCCGTTCTATGGCGGTCCAGGGTTCATTGACGATCCGGATCACCGAGCGTTCTGCCAATTACTTCGTATCGCGCATCGCGGAACAGATACTCGCGTTCGTGACGTTAAATCTATCCTGAGTAGACTCGGTGTCACAGTTGATGTTGAACACCTCGAAAAGCGCCTGCATGATTTCGATACGCCTGACGTCGAGTGGCTTCGCAAGTTCTGCGACTCCATCGAAGAGCGAACGTTCGAACAGTCGCTATCAGCGTTCGAGCGACGCACTGAGTGCTCGATGGATGGCTTCCATGACGAGCTAGACGCTCTCGGAATTAATAATATCCCGGTCACGGAGGCAGCAGTAAATCAGCTTGAGTTCTATCTCCAGTCATACGAGGTGCCAGTCGACCGTGAGAACGAGGGTGTTCTGCTCGCTGATGCTAAGTCGGCCGCGTACGTCGACCGACCAGTTGTATTCTGTCTAGGTCTTGACGAGGGATGGACTCACTCTGCACCGCGTCGCCCATGGGTCGACCAGGAGGATCAGTACGTCAGGAACATTCAGCAGTTCCAACTCCTCCTTCAGAGCGGTGTCGAACAGTATTACCTCGTACAGGACACGAACGGCGGCGCGCCCGTCACACCCTGTCTGTACTTCGAGGAACTACTCGACGAAGAGTTCGAACGATTCAGCGATCTCGAATCAGTAACGCATGCAAAGGCGACCCGACCACAAGGTACTGGGTTCGAAAAGGAGCCTGTCGATGCTCCACCAACTGAAGTAGAAACGGTTAGTCAATCCAGTCTCAGCACGTACGTTAACTGTCCGCGCGACCACTTCTTCAGTCGTCTCGTCGATAGTCCCGACAAGGATTACTTCAAGGAGGGAAACCTATTCCACGACTTCGCCGAGTTCTACGTCGCACATCCTGATGCCGTCGATGGAGACGTGATCGAGGAGGCCGTTGAGATCATTCTCGACAAGACCAGGCCATTCGTTCGCTCCGTCGACCAGAAGACGCGCCGCACGAAGTACAGGGTCGGGCTCCAGACTATCACATCGTTCCTCTCAGAGAACGTGCCCCAAGATGGAACCTTCCTTACGCCGGACGGAGGGCGAGGAGAAAACGTATTCGCCGACCACTTCAACCGACCAATCGAGTCGTCAATCACCGAACGCTGGTTCGAGAACGAGAAGTTAGGGCTCAAGGGGAAGATCGATCTCGTGCACGAGCCGACACGGCTCGTTGACCACAAGAGCGGTAGCCGAAAGCGCGTTTCGCAGGTAGTGAAGAACTCGGCCATCGATCCGCCGAACGACTCACCTAACTTCCAGGCGCTTCTCTACCTCACACATTGGCGGACCCAGCAACCGGGCGACCAACTCGAGTTCACGTTCTTCCACTTCCTCGAAACCCTCGACGATGTCGTCACTGGTGACGCCGACCTCGACGATACGCTTACGACGATCACATACTACCCTACCTCGTTCGAGCGTCACGCCCGGTCGCGAGAAATGTTCGAAGAACTCCGGGAGGACGGGTCCGGGAAATGCCGGAAAACGCTCGGAAAGATCGAATACGACGACTACCGGGCAGTATTCGAGGAAGCATCGATACCGGACACGCGCGACAGTGAGGAACTCATTGAGTCGACGTTCGGTGACGCACTGACGTCGCGGATGAAAGAGTGCGTCGGCGACTACAAGTACGTCTCGACGGGCTGCAAGCAATTGATGCGGCAGTTGATGCGAGTTCGAAGTCG